In the Acropora muricata isolate sample 2 chromosome 10, ASM3666990v1, whole genome shotgun sequence genome, one interval contains:
- the LOC136932041 gene encoding gamma-butyrobetaine dioxygenase-like gives MVMFQFFRQLPKARVSFRAQRFTQIKTSCEYVAAATSNFLVQEVISDKENRMLNVTWNNKSVSRYPYVFLRDNCRCSACFHESSYQRRFDTVGNLDLKIFPDKLEVTPHGGELVITWPDGHVSKFDSEWLHSRRLSEEGESAKKTSFLNKKGVEFWDAKKLQGNIPRSDFGEILEDDRALFNWLSSMHKLGIALVCNTPLKVGQVDKLCQRVGHAKPTHYGHSFQVKAKYGANNLAYTTDWLPLHTDLPFLDYPPGVQVLHCIEQVPGSSGSNQFVDGFYVSKVLKEQDPKKFNVLSSTRLHFSDVGDDCFGEFDMQFARTTIELDEHGQLSRFIHNNHVRDSLMTVSPERAIELYDAYVTIGKMMRDPANQIEYKMVPGDMVTFNNYRVMHGRTGFTVTTEGSRFLCGIYMDWDIMYSRLRALAKKLNVPSPC, from the exons ATGGTCATGTTTCAGTtcttcaggcaactgccaaaggCCCGAGTCAGTTTTAGAGCGCAACGTTTCACTCAGATCAAAACGAGCTGTGAATATGTAGCTGCAGCAACCTCCAATTTTCTTGTACAGGAGGTCATAAGTGACAAAGAAAATAGAATGCTCAATGTAACTTGGAACAACAAATCTGTAAGCCGCTACCCTTATGTTTTCCTTCGCGATAACTGCAGGTGCTCTGCGTGCTTTCACGAGTCAAGCTACCAACGAAGATTTGACACTGTCGGGAATTTAGATTTGAAAATTTTTCCTGACAAGCTCGAAGTTACGCCACACGGAGGAGAGTTGGTTATCACTTGGCCAGACGGCCATGTGAGCAAATTCGATTCGGAATGGCTCCATTCACGAAGACTTAGCGAGGAAGGGGAGTCGGCCAAGAAAACCTCCTTTCTTAACAAGAAAGGGGTCGAATTCTGGGACGCGAAAAAATTACAAGGTAATATTCCTAGAAGCGACTTCGGAGAGATTCTAGAAGATGACCGAGCGCTTTTTAACTGGTTGAGTTCAATGCACAAATTGGGGATTGCTTTGGTGTGTAATACGCCGCTCAAAGTCGGACAAGTCGATAAATTATGTCAACGAGTTGGACACGCAAAACCTACTCACTATGG ACATAGCTTTCAAGTCAAAGCCAAGTACGGTGCAAACAACTTAGCTTACACCACAGACTGGCTGCCCCTGCACACTGACTTACCATTCTTGGACTACCCTCCTGGA GTTCAGGTCCTTCACTGTATCGAGCAGGTGCCTGGCTCCTCTGGCAGCAACCAGTTTGTAGATGGCTTTTATGTATCGAAGGTGTTAAAAGAACAAGATCCCAAGAAATTTAACGTTTTGTCATCCACACGATTGCACTTCTCTGACGTTGGAGACGACTGTTTTGGAGAATTTGACATGCAGTTTGCTCGCACAACAATTGA GTTGGACGAACATGGGCAACTCTCACGATTTATCCACAACAATCATGTCCGAGATTCTCTCATGACTGTCTCACCGGAGCGAGCTATCGAGCTTTACGATGCGTATGTAACTATCGGTAAAATGATGAGAGACCCGGCAAATCAGATCGAGTATAAAATGGTTCCTGGTGACATGGTAACCTTCAATAACTACCGTGTCATGCATGGCAGGACAGGATTTACCGTCACGACCGAGGGCAGCCGATTCTTGTGCGGTATCTACATGGATTGGGACATTATGTATTCGCGTCTAAGAGCTCTTGCAAAAAAACTGAATGTCCCAAGTCCTTGCTAG
- the LOC136932042 gene encoding gamma-butyrobetaine dioxygenase-like, producing MFQFFRQLSKARVTVRAPRFNQIRKCCEYVATATSNFLVQKVLSDKENRMLNVTWNNESVSRYPYVFLRDNCRCSLCLHDSSNQRRFDTVGDLDLEIFPDKLEVTPHGGELVITWPDGHVSKFDSEWLHSRRLSEEGESAKKTSFLNKKGVEFWDAKKLQDNIPRSDFQEILEDDRALFDWLSSMYKLGIALVCNAPLKVGQVDKLCQRVGYAKPTIYGQFFQVKAKYGANNLAYTTDWLPLHTDLPYLDYPPGVQVLHCIEQVPSSGGSNQFVDGFYISKVLKEQDPKKFDVLSSTRLNFCDAGNDFIGEFDLQIARATIELDEHGQLSRFIHSNHSRDSLMTVSPERAIELYDAYVTIGKMMRDPANQIEYKMVPGDMVTFNNYRVMHGRTEFTVTEEGGRFLCGIYMDWDIIYSRLRALAKKLNVPSPC from the exons atgtttCAGTTCTTCCGGCAATTGTCCAAGGCCCGAGTCACTGTTAGAGCGCCGCGCTTCAACCAGATCAGAAAGTGCTGTGAATATGTAGCTACAGCAACCTCCAATTTTCTTGTGCAGAAGGTCCTAAGTGACAAAGAGAATAGAATGCTCAATGTAACTTGGAACAACGAATCTGTAAGCCGCTACCCTTATGTTTTCCTTCGCGATAACTGCAGATGCTCTTTGTGCTTACACGATTCAAGCAACCAACGAAGATTTGACACTGTCGGGGATCTAGATTTGGAAATTTTTCCTGACAAGCTCGAAGTTACGCCACACGGAGGAGAGTTGGTTATCACTTGGCCAGACGGCCATGTGAGCAAATTCGATTCGGAATGGCTCCATTCACGAAGACTTAGCGAGGAAGGGGAGTCGGCCAAGAAAACCTCCTTTCTTAACAAGAAAGGGGTTGAATTCTGGGACGCGAAAAAATTACAAGATAACATTCCTAGAAGCGACTTCCAAGAGATTCTAGAAGATGACCGAGCGCTCTTTGACTGGCTGAGTTCAATGTACAAATTGGGGATTGCTTTGGTATGCAATGCGCCGCTCAAAGTCGGACAAGTCGATAAATTATGTCAACGAGTTGGATACGCAAAACCTACTATCTATGG acaattttttcaagttaaagCCAAGTACGGTGCAAACAACTTAGCTTACACCACAGACTGGCTGCCGCTGCACACTGACTTACCATATTTGGACTACCCTCCTGGA GTTCAGGTCCTTCACTGTATCGAGCAGGTGCCTAGCTCCGGTGGCAGCAACCAGTTTGTAGATGGCTTTTATATATCGAAGGTGTTAAAAGAACAAGATCCCAAGAAATTTGACGTTTTGTCATCCACACGATTGAACTTCTGTGATGCTGGAAACGACTTTATTGGAGAATTTGACCTACAAATTGCTCGTGCAACAATAGA GTTGGACGAACATGGACAACTCTCACGATTTATACACAGCAATCATTCTCGAGATTCTCTCATGACTGTCTCACCGGAACGAGCTATCGAGCTTTACGATGCGTATGTAACTATCGGTAAAATGATGAGAGACCCGGCAAATCAGATCGAGTATAAAATGGTTCCTGGTGACATGGTAACCTTCAATAACTACCGTGTTATGCATGGCAGGACGGAATTTACCGTCACAGAGGAGGGCGGCCGATTCTTGTGCGGTATCTACATGGATTGGGACATTATATATTCGCGTCTAAGAGCTCTTGCGAAAAAACTGAATGTGCCAAGTCCTTGCTAG